A window of the Tessaracoccus sp. MC1865 genome harbors these coding sequences:
- a CDS encoding SDR family NAD(P)-dependent oxidoreductase gives MATLAIVGAGPGLGAAVARRFGREGFSVALVSRDKAKLDALAAELADGGVTARGYAADVRDAASLEAALSAAAGELGPITALQYSPLPSRSYLEPVLDLTPELALEALRFSALGLITAARAVLPGMRAAGDGTIILINGGTSVKARAGFSGTSVGFPAESAYGEMLHEALADEGVRVVQLVIPGSIPKLKVANGVDGVAERIWQLHTTPGEFRTMLIPLEEGRE, from the coding sequence ATGGCAACGTTGGCAATCGTCGGGGCGGGGCCTGGTCTGGGCGCCGCGGTGGCGCGCAGGTTCGGGCGCGAAGGGTTCTCGGTGGCGCTCGTCTCACGCGACAAAGCAAAGCTGGACGCCCTCGCGGCCGAGCTCGCCGACGGCGGCGTGACGGCACGCGGATATGCAGCCGATGTCCGCGATGCCGCGTCCCTCGAGGCCGCGCTGTCGGCAGCGGCCGGCGAGCTGGGTCCGATCACCGCGCTGCAGTACAGCCCGCTCCCGTCCCGGTCATACCTGGAACCCGTCCTCGACCTCACCCCCGAACTGGCGCTCGAGGCGCTGCGCTTCTCAGCGTTGGGGCTCATCACGGCGGCCCGTGCAGTTCTGCCTGGGATGCGCGCCGCGGGCGACGGCACGATCATCCTCATCAACGGCGGCACCTCGGTGAAGGCCCGGGCGGGCTTCTCGGGCACGTCGGTGGGCTTCCCGGCAGAGAGCGCGTACGGCGAGATGCTGCACGAGGCGCTGGCCGACGAGGGCGTCCGCGTCGTCCAGTTGGTGATCCCCGGCTCCATCCCCAAGCTGAAGGTCGCCAACGGCGTCGACGGTGTCGCGGAGCGCATCTGGCAGCTCCACACGACGCCGGGTGAATTCAGGACGATGCTCATCCCACTCGAGGAGGGGCGCGAGTAG
- a CDS encoding FAD-binding oxidoreductase, which produces MTAPGLDVSGLTGVLAVDPVTRTAEVQGMCTYETLVDATLAHGLMPLVVPQLRTITIGGAVSGLGIESTSFRNGMPHESVLEMDVFTGAGEVVTTRPGDALFDAVPNSYGSLGYVTRLLIELERAPAFVALRHLRFSDTGSLAATIADICATRSHDGAAVDGLDGVAFAPGEYYLTLATWTDAPSGPVSDYTGQQIYYRSIRSLSTDQLTGHDYLWRWDTDWFWCSRAFGVQHPLVRRLWPRRWRRSDVYHRLVGLDRRTRLSERLDALARRPRQERVIQDVEVPVERVGEFLTWFDDAVGMRPVWLCPLRLRATGGPGARPWPTYPLRGGTTYVNVGFWGAVPVGPDAPLAPRNRAIEEKVQALGGHKSLYSEAFYDRDTFERLYGGANLAAVKARYDPDNRLTSLYEKAVEER; this is translated from the coding sequence ATGACAGCTCCCGGACTGGACGTTTCCGGCCTCACCGGGGTACTGGCCGTCGACCCCGTGACGCGCACGGCAGAAGTCCAGGGCATGTGCACCTACGAAACCCTCGTGGACGCCACGCTCGCCCACGGGCTGATGCCGCTGGTCGTCCCGCAGTTGCGGACGATCACCATCGGTGGTGCGGTGAGCGGGCTCGGTATCGAGTCCACGAGCTTCCGCAACGGCATGCCGCACGAGTCCGTCCTCGAGATGGACGTCTTCACCGGGGCCGGCGAGGTGGTCACGACAAGGCCCGGCGACGCCCTCTTCGACGCCGTGCCGAACTCCTACGGCTCCCTGGGCTATGTCACCCGGCTCCTGATCGAACTTGAGCGGGCGCCCGCCTTCGTCGCGCTGCGTCACCTGCGCTTCAGCGACACCGGCTCGCTGGCCGCCACCATCGCCGACATCTGCGCGACCCGCTCCCACGACGGCGCCGCGGTCGACGGACTCGACGGCGTGGCCTTCGCGCCCGGGGAGTACTACCTCACCCTCGCCACCTGGACCGACGCACCCTCCGGCCCTGTCAGCGACTACACCGGCCAGCAGATCTACTACCGCTCCATCCGGAGCCTCTCCACTGACCAACTCACCGGCCACGACTACCTCTGGCGGTGGGACACGGACTGGTTCTGGTGCTCGCGCGCCTTCGGCGTGCAGCACCCGTTGGTCCGCAGGCTGTGGCCCCGCCGCTGGCGCCGCTCCGACGTCTACCACCGGCTGGTCGGGCTCGACCGCCGCACCCGCCTCAGCGAGCGGTTGGACGCGCTCGCCCGCCGCCCGCGGCAGGAACGCGTGATCCAGGACGTCGAGGTGCCGGTGGAGCGGGTGGGGGAGTTCCTCACCTGGTTCGATGACGCCGTCGGGATGCGCCCGGTGTGGCTCTGCCCGCTGCGACTGAGGGCGACGGGCGGACCCGGCGCCCGGCCCTGGCCGACGTACCCCCTGCGCGGGGGCACCACCTACGTCAACGTGGGCTTCTGGGGCGCCGTGCCCGTCGGGCCGGACGCGCCGCTCGCGCCGCGCAACCGGGCGATCGAGGAGAAGGTGCAGGCGCTGGGTGGGCACAAGTCTCTCTACTCCGAGGCCTTCTATGACCGGGACACGTTCGAGCGTCTGTACGGCGGCGCGAATCTGGCCGCGGTGAAGGCCCGTTACGACCCTGACAACCGGCTGACCAGCCTGTACGAGAAGGCGGTGGAGGAACGATGA
- a CDS encoding cyclopropane-fatty-acyl-phospholipid synthase family protein codes for MKQNLNARMPIADAVASLLREGMPLRFTASDGSATGPEDAELGLALRTRRGLAYLLTAPGELGMVRAYLAGDLELRGVHPGDPYEILKLVQDRVAFRLPSAPEALELARSLGLETLKPPPPPPLEYPPRWRRLARGLRHSKARDSDAISHHYDVSNTFYEHILGPSMTYTCAVYPSGDATLEEAQAEKYDLICRKLGLRAGMRLLDVGCGWGGMVRHAAKHYGVRSLGVTLSRQQALWATDAIAREGLRDLAEVRHGDYRDVTESGFDAVSSIGLTEHIGVKNYPTYFAFLRDRLRPEGRLLNHCITHSHNRREPVGPFLDRYIFPDGEMSGSGVIIRDAQDAGFEVMHEENFRPHYALTLAAWCRNLVDHWDACVAEVGETKARAWGLYMAGSRLSFERNHVQLHHVLAVRVTDDGTNGFPLRPTW; via the coding sequence ATGAAACAGAACCTGAACGCACGGATGCCCATCGCCGACGCGGTCGCGTCGCTGCTGCGCGAGGGCATGCCCCTGAGATTCACGGCATCGGACGGGAGCGCGACCGGACCGGAGGACGCGGAGCTGGGCCTGGCGCTGCGCACCCGGCGCGGACTCGCGTACCTGCTGACCGCCCCCGGCGAACTCGGCATGGTGAGGGCGTACCTCGCCGGGGACCTCGAACTGAGGGGCGTGCACCCGGGCGACCCCTACGAGATCCTCAAACTCGTCCAGGACCGGGTGGCGTTCCGGCTGCCCAGCGCCCCCGAGGCGCTCGAACTGGCGCGCTCTCTCGGGCTCGAAACGCTCAAGCCGCCCCCGCCGCCCCCGCTGGAGTACCCGCCGCGCTGGCGGAGACTGGCCAGGGGACTGCGCCACTCGAAGGCCCGCGATTCGGACGCGATCTCGCATCACTACGACGTCTCCAACACGTTCTACGAACACATCCTCGGACCGTCGATGACCTACACGTGCGCCGTCTATCCCAGTGGGGATGCGACGCTGGAGGAGGCGCAGGCGGAGAAGTACGACCTGATCTGCCGCAAGCTGGGGTTGCGCGCCGGAATGCGGCTGCTCGACGTCGGCTGCGGTTGGGGCGGCATGGTGCGCCACGCGGCGAAGCATTACGGCGTGCGGTCTCTGGGGGTGACGCTGTCGCGCCAGCAGGCACTCTGGGCCACGGACGCCATCGCGCGTGAGGGGCTCCGCGACCTCGCCGAGGTGCGGCACGGGGACTACAGAGACGTGACCGAGAGCGGCTTCGACGCCGTGAGTTCGATCGGGCTGACGGAACACATCGGCGTGAAGAACTACCCCACCTACTTCGCGTTCCTGCGGGATCGGCTCCGGCCGGAGGGCCGGCTCCTGAACCACTGCATCACCCATTCCCATAACCGCCGCGAGCCGGTGGGCCCGTTCCTGGACCGCTACATCTTCCCCGACGGCGAGATGAGCGGGTCCGGCGTCATCATCAGGGACGCGCAGGACGCCGGGTTCGAGGTCATGCACGAGGAGAACTTCCGCCCGCACTACGCCCTCACGCTCGCCGCCTGGTGCCGCAACCTCGTCGACCACTGGGATGCCTGCGTGGCGGAGGTGGGGGAGACGAAGGCCCGTGCCTGGGGGCTCTACATGGCTGGTTCCAGGCTGAGTTTCGAACGCAACCACGTCCAGTTGCACCACGTTCTCGCGGTGCGTGTCACCGACGACGGCACCAACGGTTTCCCGCTGCGACCCACCTGGTGA
- a CDS encoding DUF3224 domain-containing protein, with translation MGVEATFEIEITPTEALLPATSRFDFAKVWEGAAQGISKGVMVSGGDASSGTAGYVAMEVFEGTLDGRKGAVSFQQFGTMQGGVQELRYEIVPGSGTGELEDVTGTLHLEIDGEGLHHITFELG, from the coding sequence ATGGGCGTTGAGGCGACCTTTGAGATTGAGATCACCCCCACTGAGGCCCTGCTGCCCGCCACCAGCAGATTCGACTTCGCCAAGGTATGGGAGGGCGCGGCGCAGGGCATCAGCAAGGGCGTCATGGTCTCGGGTGGGGACGCGTCCAGCGGGACGGCCGGCTACGTGGCCATGGAGGTCTTCGAGGGGACGCTGGACGGCCGCAAGGGAGCCGTCTCGTTCCAGCAGTTCGGCACCATGCAGGGCGGCGTGCAGGAGCTTCGCTACGAGATCGTCCCCGGCTCGGGCACCGGGGAACTGGAAGACGTCACCGGCACGCTGCACCTCGAGATCGACGGCGAGGGCCTGCACCACATCACGTTCGAGCTGGGCTAG
- a CDS encoding aldo/keto reductase produces the protein MQLRPLGATGLHVSPLGLGTMAWGRDVEWPMAQALLHDFVDGGGNLVDTAPAYGAGVAEKMIGKALHAGLPRESLVIATKAGFVVRDGRRVIDTSRGALLNDLEQSLRRLGTDHVDLWQVHAWGDAPVDETMSALDTAVARGMAHYVGVSNFVGWQTATAATWQDADRVRVTLSSVQVEYSLLARRAEVEVIPAAAHHRLGVLAWSGLGRGVLTGKYAGGRIPRDSRGASDHFSWFVEPYLQPRSSAIVDAVAHAAQGLGLTAAQVSLLWTRDAPQVASALIGPRTTEHLAELMDVEHKTLVPPIVAALDDISGGPNGLRPASPART, from the coding sequence ATGCAGCTTCGTCCACTCGGTGCCACCGGTCTCCATGTCTCCCCCCTCGGTTTGGGGACCATGGCGTGGGGCCGCGACGTCGAGTGGCCGATGGCGCAGGCCCTCCTGCACGATTTCGTCGACGGTGGGGGCAACCTCGTCGACACCGCACCCGCGTACGGCGCCGGGGTCGCGGAGAAGATGATCGGCAAGGCCCTGCACGCTGGTCTGCCCAGGGAGTCGCTGGTCATCGCCACCAAGGCGGGCTTCGTGGTGCGCGACGGACGCCGGGTGATCGACACGTCCCGCGGCGCGTTGCTCAACGACCTGGAGCAGTCGCTGCGGCGGCTGGGGACGGACCACGTGGACCTGTGGCAGGTGCACGCCTGGGGTGACGCCCCCGTCGACGAAACGATGTCTGCGCTGGACACCGCCGTCGCCCGGGGCATGGCCCACTACGTGGGCGTGTCGAACTTCGTGGGCTGGCAGACCGCCACGGCCGCCACCTGGCAGGACGCGGACCGGGTCCGGGTCACGTTGTCCAGCGTGCAGGTGGAGTACTCGCTGCTGGCACGGCGCGCCGAAGTGGAGGTCATCCCCGCCGCCGCGCACCACCGGCTGGGCGTGCTGGCGTGGTCCGGGCTGGGCCGCGGGGTGTTGACCGGCAAGTACGCCGGCGGCCGGATCCCCCGCGATTCCCGCGGCGCCTCGGATCACTTCAGCTGGTTCGTCGAGCCGTATCTGCAGCCCCGCTCGTCGGCGATCGTCGACGCCGTGGCACACGCCGCGCAGGGCTTGGGGCTGACGGCGGCCCAGGTGTCGCTGCTGTGGACGAGGGACGCTCCCCAGGTGGCCTCGGCCCTCATCGGCCCCCGCACCACGGAGCACCTGGCCGAGCTCATGGACGTCGAGCACAAGACGCTCGTGCCGCCCATCGTCGCCGCCCTCGACGACATCTCCGGCGGCCCGAACGGGCTACGGCCGGCTAGCCCAGCTCGAACGTGA
- a CDS encoding undecaprenyl-diphosphate phosphatase has product MDWLQAIVLGIVQGLTEFLPISSSAHVSIIGQLLFDGRDPGAAFTAVTQLGTETAVLVYFRKDIARIIARWFGSLRGTVERSDPDARMGWLVIIGSVPIVVLGLLFQDAIDTTLRNLWITVAMLAGVGIVLAIADRFGENNSKDLRELSWRDGILFGLFQAAALIPGVSRSGATISGGLFLGYDRPAATRYAFLLAVPAVFGSGLYKLKDIGGDATAAWGPTIVATVLAFIIGYAVIAWLLRYVSTHNFRLFVVYRLAVAAIVAVLLLTGVLAAA; this is encoded by the coding sequence ATGGACTGGTTGCAGGCGATCGTGCTCGGCATCGTGCAGGGTCTCACGGAATTCCTGCCCATCTCGTCGAGCGCGCACGTGTCGATCATCGGGCAGCTGTTGTTCGACGGCCGCGACCCAGGCGCCGCTTTCACCGCGGTCACCCAGCTGGGCACTGAGACGGCCGTGCTCGTCTACTTCCGCAAGGACATCGCGCGCATCATCGCGCGCTGGTTCGGTTCGCTCCGCGGCACGGTGGAGCGCTCCGACCCCGACGCACGCATGGGCTGGCTGGTGATCATCGGCTCCGTCCCCATCGTCGTGCTGGGGCTGCTGTTCCAGGACGCCATCGACACCACGCTGCGGAACCTCTGGATCACGGTGGCGATGCTGGCCGGCGTCGGCATCGTGCTGGCGATCGCTGACAGGTTCGGCGAGAACAACTCCAAGGACCTGCGGGAGCTGAGCTGGCGCGACGGCATCCTGTTCGGCCTGTTCCAGGCCGCGGCGCTGATCCCCGGTGTGTCGCGCTCCGGCGCCACCATCTCCGGCGGTCTGTTCCTGGGCTATGACCGGCCCGCCGCCACCCGCTACGCGTTCCTGCTGGCCGTCCCGGCGGTCTTCGGCTCCGGCCTCTACAAGCTCAAGGACATCGGCGGCGACGCCACCGCCGCCTGGGGTCCCACCATCGTGGCCACCGTCCTGGCGTTCATCATCGGCTACGCCGTGATCGCGTGGCTGCTGCGCTACGTCTCCACGCACAACTTCCGGCTCTTCGTCGTCTACCGCCTGGCTGTGGCCGCGATCGTCGCGGTGCTGCTGCTCACCGGCGTGCTCGCGGCCGCATAG
- a CDS encoding MSMEG_4193 family putative phosphomutase encodes MTKVVLIRHGRSTANAAGVLAGRAPGVALDDIGREQAVALGELLRNVTIAAAYSSPVERCIETATLAGFPRPELLDGVSECDYGEWTGAKLDDLSSQEVWADVQARPSVVAFPGGESMLAMFQRTTAAIAEVAARHGADDVVAVFSHGDPIKAILAHAFGMHLDQFQRLHVHPAGLSVIDYSGERPLVVCVNTGGDLASLLGGNSAPTIGGGDVAGVG; translated from the coding sequence ATGACCAAGGTGGTGCTGATCAGGCATGGCCGCTCGACGGCGAACGCAGCGGGCGTGCTCGCCGGGCGCGCACCGGGGGTGGCGTTGGACGACATCGGGCGGGAGCAGGCGGTGGCCCTCGGCGAGCTGCTGAGGAACGTGACCATCGCGGCCGCCTACAGCTCCCCGGTGGAGCGGTGCATCGAGACGGCCACGCTGGCCGGCTTCCCCCGTCCGGAGTTGCTCGACGGCGTCAGCGAATGCGACTACGGCGAATGGACCGGCGCGAAACTCGACGACCTGAGCTCCCAGGAGGTGTGGGCCGACGTGCAGGCCCGGCCCTCCGTCGTGGCCTTCCCCGGCGGTGAGTCCATGCTGGCCATGTTCCAGCGCACGACTGCGGCCATCGCGGAGGTGGCGGCCAGGCACGGTGCCGACGATGTCGTCGCCGTGTTCTCGCACGGCGACCCCATCAAGGCGATTCTCGCGCACGCCTTTGGAATGCACCTCGACCAGTTCCAGCGCCTCCACGTGCACCCGGCCGGCCTCAGCGTCATCGATTACAGCGGCGAGCGGCCCCTCGTGGTGTGCGTGAACACCGGAGGCGACCTCGCCTCCCTGCTCGGGGGGAACTCCGCTCCGACCATCGGCGGTGGCGATGTCGCGGGCGTAGGGTGA
- a CDS encoding DUF3090 domain-containing protein: MMLAFDNPDRCIVGTIGAPGERLFLIQVAQGNRLAAVALEKEQTLLLGVRVGDVLDQLAELGHEVPPRQPPADNGPLDAPVEVLFRAAAIGLAWDHERNRLLLELFSAEPDEEGENSLVQIRMTPVMAREFSSRAEVVVASGRPSCPACSQPLDPAGHICPRANGYRGPLFG; the protein is encoded by the coding sequence ATGATGCTCGCCTTCGACAACCCGGATCGCTGCATCGTCGGCACCATCGGCGCGCCCGGTGAACGCCTGTTCCTCATCCAGGTGGCGCAGGGCAACCGCCTGGCGGCCGTGGCGCTCGAGAAGGAGCAGACGCTCCTGCTGGGCGTGCGGGTCGGCGACGTGCTCGACCAGCTCGCGGAACTGGGCCACGAAGTGCCGCCGCGGCAGCCACCGGCTGACAACGGTCCGCTCGACGCGCCCGTCGAGGTGCTGTTCCGCGCGGCGGCCATCGGCCTGGCCTGGGACCATGAGCGCAACCGCCTCCTCCTCGAACTCTTCTCCGCCGAACCTGACGAGGAGGGCGAGAACTCACTGGTACAGATCCGGATGACGCCCGTGATGGCGCGGGAGTTCTCCTCCCGCGCGGAGGTCGTCGTCGCCTCCGGGCGGCCCTCCTGCCCGGCGTGCAGCCAGCCACTGGACCCGGCAGGACACATCTGCCCCCGCGCGAACGGCTACCGCGGGCCGCTGTTCGGATGA
- a CDS encoding SCO1664 family protein → MTGPSGALQVVGRLVDASNATFLAVDEEEAHWVYKPVAGESPLWDFPMATLGRREVAAYALSEELGFGVVPLTVWCEGPLGEGSAQRWVDGAPTPLIDLLEPTDVDETWLPILTGLNAEDRPVVLAHRDDPRLRALALFDALLNNSDRKASHVITHGDALAGVDHGVSLHTDNKLRTVLWGWAGDPLTEGELAVVALAAAIEAPLAPGLTDEEWAALTSRAEEMLAEGAMPRPSERWPSIPWPPI, encoded by the coding sequence ATGACCGGGCCCAGCGGAGCGCTCCAGGTCGTGGGGCGGCTCGTCGATGCCTCCAACGCCACCTTCCTCGCCGTCGACGAGGAGGAGGCGCACTGGGTGTACAAACCGGTGGCGGGGGAGTCGCCGCTGTGGGACTTCCCGATGGCCACCCTCGGCCGCCGCGAGGTCGCGGCCTACGCGCTGTCAGAGGAACTCGGGTTCGGTGTGGTGCCGCTGACAGTCTGGTGCGAGGGGCCGCTCGGCGAGGGATCTGCCCAGCGCTGGGTCGACGGCGCGCCCACGCCGCTCATCGACCTGCTCGAGCCCACCGACGTGGACGAGACCTGGCTGCCGATCCTCACCGGTCTGAACGCTGAGGACCGCCCCGTCGTGCTGGCGCACCGCGACGACCCCCGGCTCCGCGCTCTCGCCCTGTTCGACGCGCTGCTGAACAACTCCGACCGCAAGGCCAGCCACGTCATCACGCACGGCGACGCCCTCGCCGGGGTCGACCACGGCGTGAGCCTCCACACAGACAACAAACTGCGCACGGTGCTGTGGGGATGGGCCGGCGATCCACTCACCGAGGGCGAGCTCGCCGTCGTGGCGCTCGCTGCGGCCATCGAAGCGCCGCTCGCGCCCGGGCTGACCGACGAGGAATGGGCCGCGCTGACCAGCCGGGCCGAGGAGATGCTGGCGGAAGGAGCGATGCCGCGGCCATCCGAGCGGTGGCCCAGCATCCCGTGGCCTCCGATCTAG
- the mshC gene encoding cysteine--1-D-myo-inosityl 2-amino-2-deoxy-alpha-D-glucopyranoside ligase — protein sequence MYAWETVDVPALPPSGGAVPDKLTLFDTASRSQVPVAADVETARMYVCGITPYDATHLGHANTYLTFDLINRVWRDLGLNVDYTQNVTDVDDPLLERAAETGVEWEELAADQTELFRSDMQDLRVLPPNNYIGAVESISCVTELIDDLLASGFIYQVGDDEHPDWYFNTAAAPGFGGVSHLSEAEMIASFRENGGDPDRPGKRHPLDSLLWRYSREGEPSWSSPLGAGRPGWHIECTAISLRYLGANFDVQGGGADLVFPHHEMCAAQAIVASREPLADAFVHSGLVALHGEKMSKSKGNLELVSRLRKAGADPMAIRLALLDHHYQENWEWTPDQLERATERLALWRGMVNDGGALPAGETIAAMRTALRNNLDAPAALAAVDTWAAASLSIGGDDTDAISEMSAAVDALLGIKL from the coding sequence ATGTATGCGTGGGAAACCGTTGACGTCCCGGCCCTGCCGCCCTCGGGCGGCGCCGTTCCGGACAAGCTCACCCTGTTCGACACAGCGTCGCGCAGCCAGGTGCCTGTGGCCGCGGACGTGGAGACCGCGCGCATGTACGTGTGCGGCATCACCCCCTACGACGCCACGCATCTGGGTCACGCCAACACCTACCTCACGTTCGACCTGATCAACCGCGTCTGGCGCGACCTCGGGCTCAACGTCGACTACACCCAGAACGTCACCGATGTCGACGACCCGCTCCTCGAGCGCGCCGCCGAGACCGGCGTCGAATGGGAGGAACTGGCCGCGGACCAGACCGAACTGTTCCGCAGCGACATGCAGGACCTGCGCGTCCTGCCCCCGAACAACTACATCGGAGCCGTGGAGTCCATCAGCTGCGTCACCGAACTGATCGACGACCTGCTCGCCAGCGGTTTCATCTACCAGGTGGGCGACGACGAGCACCCGGACTGGTACTTCAACACGGCAGCCGCGCCAGGCTTCGGCGGCGTCAGTCACCTCAGCGAGGCCGAGATGATCGCCAGCTTCCGTGAGAACGGCGGCGACCCGGACCGCCCGGGCAAGCGGCACCCGCTCGACAGCCTGTTGTGGCGCTACTCCCGGGAAGGTGAACCCAGTTGGTCCTCACCGCTGGGCGCCGGTCGTCCCGGCTGGCACATCGAGTGCACCGCCATCTCGCTGCGTTACCTCGGAGCGAACTTCGACGTCCAGGGTGGTGGGGCAGACCTGGTCTTCCCGCACCACGAGATGTGCGCGGCGCAGGCCATCGTGGCCAGCCGTGAGCCCCTCGCGGATGCCTTCGTGCACTCCGGCCTGGTGGCGCTCCACGGCGAGAAGATGAGCAAGTCCAAGGGCAACCTCGAGCTCGTCAGCCGCCTGCGCAAGGCCGGGGCGGACCCCATGGCCATCAGGCTGGCGCTGCTGGACCACCACTACCAGGAGAACTGGGAGTGGACGCCGGACCAGCTCGAACGGGCCACCGAGCGCCTCGCCCTTTGGCGGGGCATGGTCAACGACGGCGGGGCGCTGCCCGCGGGCGAGACGATCGCCGCCATGCGTACCGCGCTCCGCAACAACCTCGACGCCCCTGCCGCCCTCGCGGCCGTCGACACCTGGGCGGCGGCCAGCCTCAGCATCGGTGGCGACGACACCGACGCCATCTCGGAGATGTCCGCCGCGGTCGACGCGCTGCTCGGCATCAAGCTCTAA
- a CDS encoding phosphoribosyl-ATP diphosphatase, translated as MKSFEQLFEQLTETARNRPEGSSTVERLDAGVHAIGKKVVEEAAEVWMAAEYESKDQAAEEISQLLYHLQVMMIALDLDLDDIYRYL; from the coding sequence GTGAAGTCCTTCGAACAGCTCTTCGAGCAGCTCACCGAAACCGCGCGCAACCGGCCCGAAGGCTCGAGCACGGTGGAGCGGCTGGACGCCGGCGTGCACGCCATCGGCAAGAAAGTCGTCGAGGAGGCTGCCGAGGTGTGGATGGCCGCCGAGTACGAGTCGAAGGACCAGGCCGCCGAGGAGATCAGCCAACTGCTCTACCACCTGCAGGTCATGATGATCGCCCTTGATCTCGACCTCGACGACATCTACCGCTACCTCTGA
- the hisG gene encoding ATP phosphoribosyltransferase codes for MITERLLRIAVPNKGALAEAASQMLRSAGYRQRTDSKDLTLIDTDHGVEFYYLRPRDIAIYIGRGHLDIGITGRDMLLDSAADATEVMALGFGGSRFRFAAVNGSSMTLEDLRGKRIASSYTGLLQTYLDEKGIEAELVGLDGAVESAIRLGVADVVADVVDTGTTLRRAGLEMFGDPICESEAVLIQRNGGSALPPLAEALKTRLHSVLVAQNYMMLDYNVHTDDLETTTSLAPGVEGPTVSALSKEGWSAVRVLVPRKGAHLLMDRLHDAGARGILLTELAACRL; via the coding sequence GTGATCACCGAACGACTCCTTCGCATTGCCGTGCCCAACAAGGGCGCCCTCGCCGAGGCCGCGTCCCAGATGCTGCGCTCCGCCGGCTACCGCCAGCGCACGGACAGCAAGGACCTCACGCTGATCGACACCGATCACGGCGTGGAGTTCTACTACCTCCGTCCCCGTGACATCGCGATCTACATCGGCCGCGGCCACCTGGACATCGGCATCACCGGCCGCGACATGCTCCTGGATTCGGCGGCGGACGCTACCGAGGTCATGGCGCTCGGTTTCGGCGGCTCCCGGTTCCGTTTCGCTGCCGTCAACGGGTCGTCGATGACGCTGGAAGACCTCCGCGGCAAGCGCATCGCCTCCTCCTACACCGGTCTGCTCCAGACATACCTCGACGAGAAGGGGATCGAGGCCGAACTCGTCGGGCTCGACGGCGCGGTCGAATCCGCCATCCGGCTCGGCGTCGCCGACGTCGTGGCTGACGTCGTCGACACCGGCACCACGCTGCGTCGCGCGGGCCTCGAGATGTTCGGCGACCCGATCTGCGAATCCGAGGCCGTCCTCATCCAGCGCAACGGCGGCAGCGCGCTGCCGCCTCTGGCGGAGGCGCTGAAGACCCGCCTGCACTCGGTGCTCGTCGCCCAGAACTACATGATGCTCGACTACAACGTGCACACCGATGACCTGGAGACCACCACGTCGCTGGCCCCGGGCGTAGAGGGCCCGACGGTGTCGGCGCTCTCGAAGGAGGGCTGGAGCGCCGTGCGCGTGCTGGTTCCCCGGAAGGGCGCCCACCTCCTCATGGACCGCCTCCACGACGCCGGCGCGCGGGGCATCCTGCTCACCGAACTCGCCGCCTGCAGGCTCTGA
- a CDS encoding SseB family protein, with amino-acid sequence MVELRSLAQPNSRFAGDDGAADPLTRAAIARAQDHNGYIRALVALCTSRLLLPIVASGDEGGDAPDPDRHAEMAAVTLTDESGSYLLAFTGYDSLKAWEADARPVPCLLDELCATVEAADAEQLLIDVAGPVPFVIAGDALQKFADGFRLVEFEGEDFAWVKYAEDDEA; translated from the coding sequence ATGGTCGAACTGCGCTCCCTGGCACAACCGAACTCCCGCTTCGCCGGGGACGACGGGGCGGCGGATCCGTTGACCCGCGCCGCCATCGCGCGCGCCCAGGACCACAACGGCTACATCAGGGCCCTGGTGGCGCTCTGCACCAGCCGCCTGCTCCTGCCGATCGTGGCCAGCGGTGACGAGGGCGGTGACGCCCCGGACCCGGACCGTCACGCGGAGATGGCGGCCGTCACGCTCACGGACGAGTCCGGCAGTTACCTCCTGGCCTTCACCGGCTACGACTCCCTCAAGGCCTGGGAGGCCGACGCGCGGCCCGTGCCCTGCCTGCTCGACGAGCTCTGCGCCACCGTCGAGGCCGCTGACGCGGAGCAATTGCTGATCGACGTCGCCGGCCCTGTACCGTTCGTGATCGCCGGCGACGCGCTGCAGAAGTTCGCCGACGGTTTCCGTCTCGTCGAGTTCGAGGGCGAGGACTTCGCGTGGGTGAAGTACGCCGAGGACGACGAAGCCTGA